ATTTCCTCCTGATAGTAGACCGGATACGTTTCATGTCCCGGTCGGAAGTAGAAGATGCGCCCCTCACCGCGGGAATAACAGCAGCCAGAACGGAACACTTCACCACCCTCGAACCAAGAAGTGAAAATCAACGAGTCCGGTTCGGGAATGTCGAAATGCTCCCCGTACATCTCCGCGTCGGGGACTTCGATGTACTCGTCGACGCCATCGACGATGGGATGAACCGGATTCGTCACCCACAGTCGCTCCGTTTCCGCAGTTTCGCGCCACTTTAGCGAACAACTCGTTCCCATCAGGGTACGGAATATCTTTGAAAAGTGACCAGAGTGAAGCACGATGAGTCCCATTCCACCGAGGACCGCTTCTTTGACGCGTTCGACGACCGCGTCGTCTACGTCATCGTGTGCGGCATGGCCCCACCAGGTCAGCACGTCCGTCTCGTCGAGTACATCATCGGTGAGACCATGCTCCGGCTCGTGGAGCGTCGCTGTCTCGACATCGAACCCACCTTCTCGAAGCGCGTTTGCGAGGACATCATGGATGCCGTTCGGATAGACCTCGGCGACCGTTTCACTCTCTTGCTCATGAATGTACTCGTTCCAGACGGTAACACGGATATTTTTCGACATACCGGACAGATTGGGTGGATGGTGTAAAAGCGTATTGTTCGGATAGTTATTTGCGTGCTTCGAGGATGTCGTTCTGGTTCAGCCGTTTTCGCCGTCGTCAGAACGTTCGGATGAGGAGCAACTGGGTGAACGAAGCGAACGAGGGACCGGCACATCAGCGCTTAGAGTGGAACGTTACGGCAATAGAGTACCATATATCCCGCCGCCAGGGAGATCGGGACCAATGCAACGAAATTCAAGACGATGATGACGAACGTTGCACTCCTCCGCGGGACGACGACAAACGAGACGAGGTTCAGTACGAGCACGAGGGAACAGACCATGAACAGGATGTGGATCGCTCCAATATACGTACAGAGGTGGTCACGGAACCCGCCGTCGGTATTCGACATACCTGATTTGAGATTGGGCCACACCGAAAATCCTTCGCTCGGAATCGGCCGATCTACAGCAGTCACAGCGCGGTGGGGAACGACTAAATGCGTCCGATTAGTTGTTTCGATTATGCAGAGTGCAATACAGTTCTATACCCTGCGAGCGCTGGATGAACCGCTCGACCGGACGCTCGACCGTGTCGCCGAAACCAGCCTCGACGGCGTAGAGTTCGGTGTGGGGGAGGCCACGTCCCCGGCTGACATTGCAGACGAGCTTGCCGACCGCGATCTTCAGCTCGCGAACCTGATGGCGGGGACTGATGACCTCGAGAACCCCCAATCAGGGCTTCTCGAGGTCTGTGATGCACTCGACTGTGATACAGTGGTACTCGGTTATCTCGATGCGTCCTACTTCGAGTCAGTCGAACGGGTCGAGGAAACCTCTACCATGCTCTCCGAGTTCGCCCGGACATTGGACGAGTACGGATTGAACTTCCACTATCACAACCACGACCACGAATTCGGCGAAATCGGAGGGAGGACGGCGTTCGACATACTCCTCGAGTCCGTCGACGAACGGGTCGGGTTCGAACTCGATCTCGGGTGGATCGGAACCGGTGGCGACGACCCCTACGCCCGTCTCAACTCGCTTGGTGACCGTGTGTCGTCCGTTCATGTGAAGGACATGCATTTCGAGACTGGGAAGTTCGTGAGTCTCGGGGAGGGCGACTTAAACCTCGACAGGGCGATTCGAACCGCACAGGAGCAGAACGTCGAGTGGGTGATCTACGAAAATGACGAACCCGACGACCCCGTAACCGAGCTTGAACACGGCGCTGATCGCCTCGCCGACGAGGTCAAGAACACATAGCTCCCGGGTTTCGGAGCACGAATTCACGAATCCGGATCACCGTTAGTCTCCCGAAGCGCAACGTCGGCTGCTCCACGAACAGCTTCCGAGGGATCATTCTCGCGTAACGAAGCCAGCTTCCTCCGATCGTCGGAATCAGCGACGTATCCGAGCGCGAACGCTGCACGAGCGCGAACGGAGTCGGATTCTGCATCGAGTGCAGCTCGGATCGCTGTGGACGTTACGGATGCCTCGTCGGGGAATCGCTCCGTGAGATACGTGAGAAGCGCCGCGCTTCCTGCACGAGCGGTTTGGTCGTCGACGGACAGTAACTCGCCGAGATCTGAAATCACTGACCGTGCAGCGGCCGTTGTCTCTTCGAATCGGATCTCGGCACAGTGTGCGAGCGTTTCAGCAGCTACCCCGCGGATAGCAAGTGGTGCGTTGCTGTCGCCGACGACCCTTACCAGTGGGTCTATCGCCAGCCGAGAGTTATCGACGTCGGATCGAACGAGAGCGGCGACGGTATCGGTGGCCCAACGTCGAACCGGAACCGCGACATCCGCCTCGATCGCATCGAGAAGCCGATCGTCGAGCGGCACGGCTGAGGGGTCCTCTCGAGCGACGGTCGCTATCGTCTCCGCAGAGATGACGCGCAGTCGAAGTCGTCGGGTGCGCGCGTCTGCCATTCGCTCGGTGACAGGTGACTTCCCGGGAGTCGTTTTTCCAGGGACATCGATGTCAGTCGGTTCGGTTTCGGATCCCGTTCGTTCGCATGGGAGAACATCCAACAGCGCGGGAACCGCTGGTTCAATTGATGCAGAGTCGGCTTGAGCTATCGCAAGCAAACACCGTGCGGCTAGTTCCCGTAGATTCGGAAACTCGCTCTCGAGATGTTCAGCGAGGGTTTGAACACCGCGGGCGCTTGCATCAGGTGCGTGTGGGGCAACCTCCATCAGGGCATGTGTCGCATTGATTCGAGGGAGAGTTGCATCATCGTCAAGGCACTCGACAAGGCTAGGTGTCAGAGCAGACAGAAGTGTCGGTCGATTTTCGGCGACGCTTCCGACGACCGTTGCTGCTGCGTTTCTAACTTCGGGGTCCGGGGAGGAAAGGGCGTTCCGTAGCACCTCCACAGCATGGTCACGTTGGTCGGGATTAGCCTCTATTACCGTCACAATGGCTCCAACAAGCCCGTCTCGACCGACCACTTCCGGGGCAGTCAACAGTGAAACCGCGTCGGAGACAGGTACCGTGGCCGGTTCGTTTCGTGCACGCGACAGAAAGTCAGTACCGTCACCCGTATCGTGGTGAGCCATTTGGATTCATCCGTAGTCTGGCAGTAGTCCCTCAAAGAGTTGACGAACTGTGTGAGCAGTTACCACAACGCTTTTAATCCTGAACACAGAAACTTCACTAACTATGGGAACAGTCAATGATTCGACCAGCGAGAGCGGGTCGTCCGGACGGGGGTCCGATCATGGGGCATTTTCGATCGTTACCGAGCCACTCCTTCGCGTCCTCCTTGCGATCAGGGGATCGTTCCTCCTTTTCATTGCCTCGGTTGGTGTTCTGTTTATCGTGACGGGTGCGACCATCATGGATGAAGTTCTCGCTGGAATGTTCGGCATCTGGGGCGTGAGCTGCCTTCTCTATGCTGGCCTCGGCTATGGTCTGCTCAAGCTCATCGGTTATCACTGAGATCGCTGTGAAAGACACTTCACGGATCGACAGGTCGCGTTTGTGAGTCCCGTTTTCTGGGTGGACCGAGAACAGTTTCGACGACGATAGGTGTATTTCTCGTTCACATCGCTGCCGACCGCTTTTCCCCCGGCTTAATCCGAGGCCGGTTCCGGTGTGAGTGCCCCTGACTCGACCATCGCCACGAGTGGGTTGTCATCGAAACTGAGCGGGAATTCGATTCGGCCACGGCGACGTGCTGACTCCCACGCGCCGAAGATGAGTTTCGTTGCCCGGAGGGCGTTCTCGCCGGAGAGGTCCGATGATTCGTCGGATGACAGGCTTTCGACGACGTCCGCGACTGCCCGTCGAAGGAACACCTGATCCTTTTCGAGACTGGTTACATCTTTCGCCCCGTGAACGTCTTCATCGGTATCGATGGTTTCCCATCCCGTCGAACCCGTTCGTCGAACGCGTAGAACCGGCCCTGGTTCGCCGCCACCGAAGCCGACTCCGATTTCGATAGTGCCGTCACTACCGATCAGGCGGTTGTGGCAGTCGACGAGTTGTGCCCCCGAGCCAGTACCAGTCACTGCGAGACCGTGAACACCGCTCTCGTACTCCCACTGTACCAATGCTTGGTTTTCGTTGTGTGCTCCGAAGAAGATGTTTTCCTCGCTGTAATCGATCTGTGCGAGGACCCATTTCGGATCGGATTCGTCTACGTAGAAGTTACTCAGGTCGAACGAGTGGGAACCGTAGTCGAAGAGTGTGCTGGCGGAGAACTCGACACGCTGAAGTTCTCCGATGGCACCGTCGTTGAGCAACGCCTTCGCCTTACGGAACGGTCCGCCGAAGCGGCGCTGGTGGTTGAAGGTGAGCTGGACGTTCCCTTCGGATGCTTCGGTAACCATTCGTCGGCAGTCACCCCATGTATCAGCCATCGGCTTCTCACAATGGATGGCATCGGGAATGCCAGTCTGAATACAACCGACGACGATATCAGCATGAATGGCCGGTGGAACACAGACACTAACGATATCCGGCTCCGTTTCTTCGAGCATCGTCTCGTACGATTCGTACACGTTCGAATCAGAGATGGCAAAGCTGTCGGCGAACGCATCACCGTTTTCACGAACGATATCGGCGCACGCGACGAGTTTGCAGTCGTTTCGGGAGTCGTAGGCCATTGCGTGTCGGTACGCCATCGCGAACCCGGACGCGTCCGGACTCTCGGGGGCGGGACCGGTTCCGACGAAGGCGATACGGTATGTTGTCATGGGGTGTCTCTGTCAATCAATCTCGAGGATTACCACTAAAACCTTTCGTCAGATGGTGATTTGAAGGCAGTACCGTCTTGCGATTTCGGAGGAGACCCACCGCTACTTGCCGGGCGAATGGGAGACGATCGATCGTCGACAGCCACGAACCGTTCGGTCAGTCGCTTTCGGAATCAGCCGTGTTCGTTGCTGACGTGTCGTCGAGTTCTGAGGCAGGACTGAGTCCGTCGTCCAGTTCCTCACTCTGCCAATATTCGCTTATACTGTCGGTGCGAAAGCAAGCAGCTCGATGTTCGTTGCTGGTGTGTTCCATCGGTGGCGACTCCCGTTTACAGAGCTCGCGAGCCTCCGGACAGCGCGTATGGAACCGACAGCCGCTCGGCGGATTCGACGGATCGGGGACGTCGAGCGATCGAAGCGGCGGCTGCTCGACGTTCTTCGAGAGGAGGTCCGGTGTGGCCCACTTCAGGACTTTCGTGTATGGATGTTGGGGGTCATCGATGATCTGCTCGACCGGTCCGATCTCGACGAGTTCGCCGAGATACATGATACCGATACGCCCGTCAGCTTTGCTCGCAATGTACTTCGCGTTCGAGAGGTTGTGGGAGATGAACAGGTACGAGGTGTTGAACAGATCCTGTAGTTCGAGCATGAGATCCATCATCTCGACGCGCAGCGACACGTCGAGCGCACTGATGGATTCGTCCGCGAGGATGAGATCCGGATTCATGAGGAGTGCCCTGATCAGCGCGACTCGCTGCTGCTCCCCGCCCGAGAGCTGGTGTGGATACCGATTCGCGTAGTCTTCCGACGGCGTCATTCCCACGCGGTCGAGCATGGCGAAGATGCGTGCCTGCCGGTCTTCCTTCGAAAGGTTCGGCTGCCAACGTTTCAAGGGATCCTCGAGTGCAGATTCGACGGTATAATTGGAATTCATCGACGAACCAGGATCCTGATGGATTATTTGGAGTGACCGACGAATCTCGCCCCACGGGATTTGACTCTCGTCGTTCGATAGTCGCTTTACGGGGTTGAGAGATTCCGAGCGTTTTTTCGCCTCCCAAACATCCTGGCCGCGATACGTCACGGCGCCTCCAGTCGGTCGCTGGAGTGCCACCGCTGTCTTTCCGAGCGTGGTCTTCCCGCAGCCGGACTCACCGACGAGAACGACAACATCGTTCTCCGGAATCTCGAGACTGACACCATCGACGGCACGTACCGTCTCCGATCCACCGAGACCCATCAGCGTGTTATTCTCGAAATGGACGTGAGCATCCTCGATGGAAAGGAGGGGTTCGTCGGTGCTCATACTCCACCTCCCATGTCCGATCCACGGGTTCCGGCAATATCAGTATTCGCCGTCTCCCCATCGTCGGGAAGGTAATTAAGCTGAAGTCGCTCCCTAGCTTCATCGGGGTAGAAGCAGGCTGCACCCTGGTCGTTCCCGAGGCCAAACATTTCCGGGTTTGCGCGTCTGCACTGTTCGTCGGCGAGCGGACAGCGTGGATGATACGAACAGCCATCCGGGATGTCGACGGGATCGGGGGCGGAGCCTGGAATCGCCTCCATCTCCTCTTCTACCGTGGCAAGGTTGGGAACGGAGTTCAGGAGTGACCGGGTGTACGGGTGAGCCGGACGCCGGAGAATGTCCTTCGTCTTGCCGAGTTCGATGAACTCGAACGCATACATTACCCCGAGACGGTCGGCGATGTCCGAGACCAACGAGAGGTCATGAGTGATGAACACCATCGTCAATCCGTACTTCTCCTTCAACCGGTTGAGGAGGCTGATGATAGAACGCTGCATCAGTAGGTCGAGCGCAGCCGTGGGCTCGTCCATCACCAGTACGTTGGGCTTGAGGATGAGCGAGAGGGCGATGAGTGCTCGTTGTTTCATTCCGCCGCTCAGTTCGTGTGGGTACGAGTCGAGCACGATATCGGCATCGAGGTGAAGATCGGTCAGGATTTCCCGTGCGCGCTCCATTCCCGCACCGATGTCGTAGTCGTGTTCGTTGAGCGTCTCCCAGAAATGTGACCGAACGGTCATCGTCGGGTTAAACGCGCTCTGAGCACCCTGTACCATGAACGAGACTTCTTCCCAGCGCACTTCCTTCAGCTCGGAGGGAGCGAGCGAGTGGAGGTCGACCGGTTCTCCCTCCTCCGGGTGATAGATGATCTCGCCCGAGAACTCTCCCGGATCGACAACGGCGTTCAACAACGAATCCGCGAACATGGACTTGCCGGAACCGGACTCGCCCACGACACCCAACACCTCGTCGCGCATGATCTCGAGATTCACGTCGTTGAGGACACGCGACTCGCCGCGTTCCATGTCGAACGTGACCGAGGCATTGCGGACTTCAAGCACGACATCGCCGTCGACATCGGTTGCTGGATTCCGCTTCGGTGTCTCGATGGACATCACTGGACACCTCCTGTCGTCGGGTTCGGTCGATTCTGATCTTCGGTCTGTGTGGGTATCGGGTAATACATTGTGTTCGTGTAGTGAGAGTTAGTCGTCGAGGCCGTCACAGTCACTTTTGCTTTGGACGACCCTTGATTCCACCACGTTTCGTTAACCACTCGGGGTTCCCCATTCCGAGTTCGGGTTCCCCGTTTGGAGCGAAGATGAAGTCGCCAGTGTCACCCCACATACTGTACACGTCGCTAAAGATTTCGATGTGAAGGGCCTGGAAGTTGTGGTACCATGCCGCCTTCTTGGCATATTTCGACACTTCCTCTTCCGTCTGTGCGAGTTCCATGCCACGGTTCCACTCGAACGGGCGGAAGCGTTGACCGTTACCGGAGATTTCCTTAGCGCCAACCTTGGCGGGGAATTTCGGCGTCGGATTAAACGGATGGTTGTACACGGGACTCGTATCGCCCTCGATCTTCGGTCGAGTGACTTTGTTCGAACAGCCTCCAGGCGTGTTCGGATCGGAGACGAGGTCTTCGTACGTGCCGAATCCGTTGTATCCTGATGACCGACTGAGGTCGTAGAATCGGGTTGGATGGGGTTCGTTCGTTCCAATAGGATACTGATTGATATCGAAGTCGTAGCTCT
The window above is part of the Haladaptatus caseinilyticus genome. Proteins encoded here:
- a CDS encoding ThuA domain-containing protein; translated protein: MSKNIRVTVWNEYIHEQESETVAEVYPNGIHDVLANALREGGFDVETATLHEPEHGLTDDVLDETDVLTWWGHAAHDDVDDAVVERVKEAVLGGMGLIVLHSGHFSKIFRTLMGTSCSLKWRETAETERLWVTNPVHPIVDGVDEYIEVPDAEMYGEHFDIPEPDSLIFTSWFEGGEVFRSGCCYSRGEGRIFYFRPGHETYPVYYQEEIRQVLRNACEWAAPNENGPDVVRGNHDPIEDIDTADERTVH
- a CDS encoding sugar phosphate isomerase/epimerase family protein: MQSAIQFYTLRALDEPLDRTLDRVAETSLDGVEFGVGEATSPADIADELADRDLQLANLMAGTDDLENPQSGLLEVCDALDCDTVVLGYLDASYFESVERVEETSTMLSEFARTLDEYGLNFHYHNHDHEFGEIGGRTAFDILLESVDERVGFELDLGWIGTGGDDPYARLNSLGDRVSSVHVKDMHFETGKFVSLGEGDLNLDRAIRTAQEQNVEWVIYENDEPDDPVTELEHGADRLADEVKNT
- a CDS encoding HEAT repeat domain-containing protein yields the protein MAHHDTGDGTDFLSRARNEPATVPVSDAVSLLTAPEVVGRDGLVGAIVTVIEANPDQRDHAVEVLRNALSSPDPEVRNAAATVVGSVAENRPTLLSALTPSLVECLDDDATLPRINATHALMEVAPHAPDASARGVQTLAEHLESEFPNLRELAARCLLAIAQADSASIEPAVPALLDVLPCERTGSETEPTDIDVPGKTTPGKSPVTERMADARTRRLRLRVISAETIATVAREDPSAVPLDDRLLDAIEADVAVPVRRWATDTVAALVRSDVDNSRLAIDPLVRVVGDSNAPLAIRGVAAETLAHCAEIRFEETTAAARSVISDLGELLSVDDQTARAGSAALLTYLTERFPDEASVTSTAIRAALDAESDSVRARAAFALGYVADSDDRRKLASLRENDPSEAVRGAADVALRETNGDPDS
- a CDS encoding Gfo/Idh/MocA family protein; translated protein: MTTYRIAFVGTGPAPESPDASGFAMAYRHAMAYDSRNDCKLVACADIVRENGDAFADSFAISDSNVYESYETMLEETEPDIVSVCVPPAIHADIVVGCIQTGIPDAIHCEKPMADTWGDCRRMVTEASEGNVQLTFNHQRRFGGPFRKAKALLNDGAIGELQRVEFSASTLFDYGSHSFDLSNFYVDESDPKWVLAQIDYSEENIFFGAHNENQALVQWEYESGVHGLAVTGTGSGAQLVDCHNRLIGSDGTIEIGVGFGGGEPGPVLRVRRTGSTGWETIDTDEDVHGAKDVTSLEKDQVFLRRAVADVVESLSSDESSDLSGENALRATKLIFGAWESARRRGRIEFPLSFDDNPLVAMVESGALTPEPASD
- a CDS encoding ABC transporter ATP-binding protein: MSTDEPLLSIEDAHVHFENNTLMGLGGSETVRAVDGVSLEIPENDVVVLVGESGCGKTTLGKTAVALQRPTGGAVTYRGQDVWEAKKRSESLNPVKRLSNDESQIPWGEIRRSLQIIHQDPGSSMNSNYTVESALEDPLKRWQPNLSKEDRQARIFAMLDRVGMTPSEDYANRYPHQLSGGEQQRVALIRALLMNPDLILADESISALDVSLRVEMMDLMLELQDLFNTSYLFISHNLSNAKYIASKADGRIGIMYLGELVEIGPVEQIIDDPQHPYTKVLKWATPDLLSKNVEQPPLRSLDVPDPSNPPSGCRFHTRCPEARELCKRESPPMEHTSNEHRAACFRTDSISEYWQSEELDDGLSPASELDDTSATNTADSESD
- a CDS encoding ABC transporter ATP-binding protein — its product is MSIETPKRNPATDVDGDVVLEVRNASVTFDMERGESRVLNDVNLEIMRDEVLGVVGESGSGKSMFADSLLNAVVDPGEFSGEIIYHPEEGEPVDLHSLAPSELKEVRWEEVSFMVQGAQSAFNPTMTVRSHFWETLNEHDYDIGAGMERAREILTDLHLDADIVLDSYPHELSGGMKQRALIALSLILKPNVLVMDEPTAALDLLMQRSIISLLNRLKEKYGLTMVFITHDLSLVSDIADRLGVMYAFEFIELGKTKDILRRPAHPYTRSLLNSVPNLATVEEEMEAIPGSAPDPVDIPDGCSYHPRCPLADEQCRRANPEMFGLGNDQGAACFYPDEARERLQLNYLPDDGETANTDIAGTRGSDMGGGV